In a genomic window of Curtobacterium flaccumfaciens pv. betae:
- the rpmB gene encoding 50S ribosomal protein L28 — MAAVCQVTGAVPGFGHNISHSHRRTKRRFDPNVQKKTYYVPSLRRNVTLTLSAKGIKVIDARGIESVVKDLLARGEKI; from the coding sequence ATGGCAGCAGTGTGCCAGGTGACCGGCGCCGTTCCCGGCTTCGGTCACAACATCTCGCACTCGCACCGCCGGACGAAGCGTCGCTTCGACCCGAACGTGCAGAAGAAGACGTACTACGTGCCCTCGCTTCGTCGTAACGTCACGCTCACGCTCAGCGCGAAGGGCATCAAGGTGATCGACGCACGTGGCATCGAGTCCGTCGTCAAGGATCTCCTCGCCCGTGGGGAG
- a CDS encoding metal ABC transporter ATP-binding protein → MDDRAAARPVLALRDAGLSYGARKLWAGLDLDLAPGEFVAVLGPNGAGKTSLLRTVLGQQRLTSGTMSFLGQPVHRGHRKIGYIPQQRLMEAGTPLRARDMIAQGVTGHRWGIRRASKADRMRIDRVLDEVGATAFADAPVAELSGGEQQRTRVGQAIAADPALLLCDEPLISLDLRHQRGITELIDRERRQREAAVLFVTHDVNPILDVVDRVLYIAGGRFRIGSPDEVLRADVLSDLYGTPVDVVRTMGRIVIVGANEAHEHHPGEVDPHADQPDEGRI, encoded by the coding sequence GTGGACGACCGGGCTGCGGCTCGTCCGGTCCTCGCGCTCCGCGACGCCGGGTTGTCCTACGGCGCCCGGAAGCTCTGGGCGGGCCTCGACCTCGACCTCGCGCCGGGTGAGTTCGTCGCGGTCCTCGGCCCGAACGGCGCCGGCAAGACCTCACTGCTCCGTACCGTCCTCGGGCAGCAGCGGCTGACGAGCGGCACGATGTCGTTCCTCGGGCAGCCGGTGCACCGCGGCCACCGGAAGATCGGCTACATCCCGCAGCAGCGTCTGATGGAGGCGGGGACGCCCCTGCGCGCGCGGGACATGATCGCCCAGGGCGTGACCGGGCACCGGTGGGGCATCCGACGTGCGTCGAAGGCCGACCGGATGCGCATCGACCGGGTCCTCGACGAGGTCGGCGCCACCGCCTTCGCGGACGCCCCCGTCGCCGAGCTCTCCGGCGGCGAGCAGCAGCGCACCCGCGTCGGGCAGGCCATCGCCGCCGACCCCGCCCTGCTGCTGTGCGACGAACCCCTCATCTCGCTCGACCTGCGGCACCAGCGCGGGATCACCGAGCTCATCGACCGCGAGCGCCGGCAGCGAGAGGCCGCCGTGCTCTTCGTGACGCACGACGTGAACCCGATCCTCGACGTCGTCGACCGCGTGCTCTACATCGCCGGGGGTCGGTTCCGGATCGGTTCCCCGGACGAGGTCCTGCGCGCCGACGTCCTGAGCGACCTGTACGGCACGCCCGTCGACGTCGTCCGCACCATGGGACGCATCGTCATCGTCGGGGCGAACGAGGCCCACGAGCACCACCCGGGCGAGGTCGACCCGCACGCCGACCAGCCGGACGAAGGGCGGATCTGA
- a CDS encoding metal ABC transporter permease, which yields MDVLSTVFSFQDYGQLLVLVQNSIWAGAVLGIVGGLIGPFVVARNMPFAVHGISELSFAGASASLLLGVNVISGSLVGSVIAALLIGVLGSRARERNSIIAVLMPFGLGLGILCLALYKGRAANKFGLLTGQIVSVDNPQLAFLIVVAAIVVATLLVIWRPLMFASVDPDVAAAAGIPVRTLAIVFMLVLGLATAVSVQIVGALLVLSLLVTPAAAALRLSSHPVVVPVLSTVFAVTSVVGGILLALGGGLPISPYVTTISFAIWVVCRIIGSRRDRRGRNRVAGRNQRGGGEPGLQAGTTSTAGRKEEVSA from the coding sequence ATGGACGTGCTGTCGACCGTCTTCTCGTTCCAGGACTACGGCCAGCTCCTCGTGCTGGTGCAGAACTCGATCTGGGCCGGCGCGGTGCTCGGCATCGTCGGCGGGCTCATCGGCCCGTTCGTCGTCGCCCGGAACATGCCCTTCGCCGTGCACGGCATCTCGGAGCTCTCGTTCGCCGGGGCCAGTGCCTCGCTGCTGCTCGGGGTGAACGTCATCTCCGGCTCACTCGTCGGGTCGGTCATCGCCGCCCTGCTCATCGGCGTCCTCGGGTCGCGTGCCCGGGAACGCAACTCGATCATCGCCGTCCTCATGCCGTTCGGGCTCGGGCTCGGCATCCTCTGCCTGGCGCTCTACAAGGGCCGGGCCGCCAACAAGTTCGGGTTGCTCACCGGGCAGATCGTCTCGGTCGACAACCCGCAGCTGGCGTTCCTGATCGTGGTCGCCGCGATCGTCGTGGCGACGCTGCTCGTCATCTGGCGCCCGCTGATGTTCGCCTCGGTCGACCCCGACGTGGCTGCAGCTGCGGGGATCCCGGTGCGCACCCTCGCGATCGTGTTCATGCTCGTGCTCGGACTGGCCACCGCCGTGTCAGTGCAGATCGTCGGTGCGTTGCTCGTGCTGTCCCTGCTCGTGACCCCGGCGGCCGCGGCCCTGCGCCTCAGCTCGCACCCGGTCGTCGTGCCGGTGCTGTCGACGGTGTTCGCGGTGACGTCGGTCGTCGGTGGCATCCTGCTCGCACTGGGCGGCGGCCTGCCGATCAGCCCCTACGTGACGACGATCTCGTTCGCGATCTGGGTGGTCTGCCGGATCATCGGGTCGCGACGCGACAGGCGGGGACGCAACCGCGTCGCCGGCCGGAACCAGCGTGGCGGGGGCGAGCCGGGCCTCCAGGCAGGGACGACGTCGACAGCCGGTCGGAAGGAAGAGGTGTCAGCATGA
- a CDS encoding metal ABC transporter solute-binding protein, Zn/Mn family, with protein MHNRLLALPLVAGAAALALTGCATSSASGEASGDGTVNVVASTNVYGSIVKTIGGDAVTVTSILSDPSQDPHSFESSARTQLSVSKADLLIENGGGYDDFMTTLANASDTKADTINVVKLSGLDKGGSAEFNEHVFYSYPTMVKLVEAVTKDLSALDESGKDAFEKNAATLTTKLEDLESQTDAVKKQDSGDKVAYTEPVPGYLFDAMGLENETPPAFSEAIEEGDDVPPAALRDTLALFTGKRVQLLAYNNQASSPETEQVQKAAEQNDIPVVGVTETLPKGQDYVSWQQANIDAVKAALQK; from the coding sequence ATGCACAACCGCCTCCTCGCCCTCCCGCTCGTCGCCGGCGCCGCCGCGCTCGCCCTGACCGGGTGCGCCACCTCGTCCGCCTCGGGGGAGGCCAGCGGTGACGGCACGGTCAACGTCGTCGCCTCCACCAACGTCTACGGCTCGATCGTCAAGACCATCGGTGGCGACGCCGTCACCGTGACGAGCATCCTGAGCGACCCGTCGCAGGACCCGCACTCGTTCGAGTCGAGCGCCCGCACCCAGCTCTCCGTTTCCAAGGCCGACCTGCTCATCGAGAACGGTGGCGGGTACGACGACTTCATGACGACGCTCGCGAACGCCTCGGACACCAAGGCCGACACGATCAACGTCGTGAAGCTCTCCGGCCTCGACAAGGGCGGCAGTGCCGAGTTCAACGAGCACGTCTTCTACAGCTACCCGACGATGGTCAAGCTGGTCGAGGCGGTCACGAAGGACCTCAGCGCGCTCGACGAGAGCGGCAAGGACGCCTTCGAGAAGAACGCCGCCACGCTCACCACCAAGCTCGAGGACCTCGAGTCCCAGACCGACGCCGTCAAGAAGCAGGACTCCGGCGACAAGGTCGCGTACACCGAGCCGGTGCCCGGGTACCTGTTCGACGCGATGGGGCTCGAGAACGAGACCCCGCCGGCCTTCTCCGAGGCCATCGAGGAAGGCGACGACGTCCCGCCGGCGGCCCTCCGCGACACCCTCGCGCTGTTCACCGGCAAGCGCGTGCAACTGCTCGCCTACAACAACCAGGCGTCGAGCCCCGAGACCGAACAGGTCCAGAAGGCGGCCGAGCAGAACGACATCCCCGTCGTCGGTGTCACGGAGACGCTCCCCAAGGGGCAGGATTACGTCTCGTGGCAGCAGGCGAACATCGACGCGGTGAAGGCAGCGCTCCAGAAGTGA
- a CDS encoding Fur family transcriptional regulator, whose translation MNAVQKTKRNTWQREAVRGALDSTEGFVSAQALHQHLRDEGSTIGLATVYRALADLATEGDADSLQQDGESLYRACTTDAHHHHLICRNCGRTVEIEADPVEQWAQDVAAANGFTNASHVVDIFGECAVCTAARATAATDE comes from the coding sequence ATGAACGCCGTGCAGAAGACCAAGCGGAACACGTGGCAGCGCGAAGCGGTGCGCGGTGCCCTCGACTCCACCGAGGGGTTCGTCAGCGCGCAGGCGCTGCACCAGCACCTGCGGGACGAGGGCTCGACCATCGGACTGGCCACGGTCTACCGGGCCCTCGCCGACCTGGCCACCGAGGGCGACGCCGACTCGCTGCAGCAGGACGGCGAATCGCTGTACCGCGCGTGCACGACGGACGCGCACCACCACCACCTGATCTGCCGGAACTGCGGCCGGACCGTCGAGATCGAAGCGGACCCGGTGGAGCAATGGGCGCAGGACGTCGCTGCCGCCAACGGGTTCACCAACGCCAGCCACGTCGTCGACATCTTCGGCGAGTGCGCCGTCTGCACGGCAGCCCGAGCGACTGCCGCCACCGACGAGTAA
- a CDS encoding alpha/beta fold hydrolase, with the protein MHVILVPGFWLDASAWDDVAPVLREAGHSVQAITRDGDTLDEQVAALVAILDDVASADEPVVLAGHSGAGPIAYMAADQRPSLVAHLLYVDTFPGPEGGCVNDELPVVDGVVPLPSWDIWEPATVRGMTPEVRQDVEHRAIPEPASVPSDRFHYADPARHTIPATIITCEIPAAELLAMVADHQAWAAELVATEELSIVGLETGHWPMFTAPQQLGELMVQALAPKPTQAP; encoded by the coding sequence ATGCACGTCATCCTGGTCCCCGGGTTCTGGCTCGACGCGAGCGCGTGGGACGACGTCGCCCCGGTGCTCCGCGAGGCCGGGCATTCGGTGCAGGCGATCACGCGCGACGGCGACACGCTCGACGAGCAGGTCGCCGCGTTGGTCGCGATCCTGGACGACGTCGCGTCCGCCGACGAACCGGTCGTGCTCGCCGGACACTCGGGTGCCGGGCCGATCGCGTACATGGCCGCCGACCAGCGCCCGTCGCTCGTCGCGCACCTGCTCTACGTCGACACGTTCCCGGGGCCCGAGGGCGGGTGCGTCAACGACGAGCTGCCCGTGGTCGACGGGGTCGTACCGCTGCCGTCGTGGGACATCTGGGAACCCGCCACCGTCCGGGGCATGACGCCCGAGGTCCGGCAGGACGTCGAGCACCGGGCGATCCCCGAGCCGGCCTCGGTGCCGTCGGACCGGTTCCACTACGCCGACCCGGCACGGCACACGATCCCCGCGACGATCATCACCTGCGAGATCCCCGCCGCCGAGCTGCTGGCGATGGTGGCGGACCACCAGGCCTGGGCGGCCGAGCTCGTCGCGACCGAGGAACTCTCCATCGTCGGGCTCGAGACCGGCCACTGGCCGATGTTCACGGCGCCGCAGCAGCTCGGCGAGCTGATGGTGCAGGCGCTCGCGCCCAAGCCGACGCAGGCGCCGTAG
- a CDS encoding PTS transporter subunit EIIC codes for MSATTATDVPEKKKPKKQSRLFAQAQRLGRSLLLPIAVMPAAGILNRIGQPDLLGAIPGFETGAGVISAAGQAIFTWLPLLFAVGIAIGWAKKSDGTTALAAVVGYMVMYEVFAVMSPVVLAGVKNANGEQATINYGVLGGIVMGLVSAVMWERFHRTKMPDFLGFFSGRRLVPILTAAAGLVIAVLMSFVYRYFDIALTAAGTAVADNAVIGGGIFGFANRMLIPIGLHQLLNFFPWFQLGSFTNAAGDIVHGDIPRFLAGDPTAGIFQTGFFPIMMFALPAGALAIWRNAKPQNRKLVGGIMISAALTSFVTGITEPLEYSFMFVAFPLYVIHAVLTGTSLALVNALGIHDGFSFSAGAIDFVLNFGKADGAIWLIPIGLGYAVVYYFLFSFVIKKWNLRTPGREEDTIAENTIDAATKP; via the coding sequence ATGAGCGCCACCACTGCCACGGATGTGCCGGAGAAGAAGAAGCCGAAGAAGCAGTCACGGCTGTTCGCGCAGGCCCAGCGCCTCGGACGGAGCCTGCTCCTGCCGATCGCGGTCATGCCTGCAGCGGGCATCCTGAACCGCATCGGCCAACCGGACCTCCTCGGCGCGATTCCCGGCTTCGAGACCGGTGCCGGGGTCATCTCGGCCGCCGGCCAGGCGATCTTCACGTGGCTCCCGCTGCTGTTCGCCGTGGGCATCGCGATCGGCTGGGCCAAGAAGTCCGACGGCACCACCGCGCTCGCGGCGGTCGTCGGCTACATGGTCATGTACGAGGTGTTCGCAGTGATGTCGCCGGTCGTCCTCGCCGGGGTCAAGAACGCCAACGGCGAGCAGGCCACGATCAACTACGGCGTGCTGGGCGGCATCGTGATGGGTCTCGTCTCGGCCGTGATGTGGGAGAGGTTCCACCGCACGAAGATGCCCGACTTCCTCGGGTTCTTCTCCGGTCGCCGCCTGGTTCCGATCCTGACGGCCGCTGCGGGTCTCGTCATCGCGGTCCTGATGTCGTTCGTCTACCGCTACTTCGACATCGCGCTGACGGCAGCCGGCACCGCCGTCGCCGACAACGCCGTGATCGGCGGCGGTATCTTCGGGTTCGCGAACCGCATGCTCATCCCGATCGGGCTGCACCAGCTGCTCAACTTCTTCCCGTGGTTCCAGCTGGGCAGCTTCACCAACGCGGCCGGTGACATCGTCCACGGCGACATCCCGCGCTTCCTGGCGGGCGACCCGACCGCCGGCATCTTCCAGACCGGCTTCTTCCCGATCATGATGTTCGCGCTGCCCGCCGGTGCCCTCGCGATCTGGCGCAACGCCAAGCCGCAGAACCGCAAGCTCGTCGGCGGCATCATGATCTCCGCCGCACTGACCTCGTTCGTCACGGGCATCACCGAGCCGCTCGAGTACTCGTTCATGTTCGTCGCGTTCCCGCTGTACGTCATCCACGCGGTGCTCACGGGCACCTCGCTCGCCCTGGTGAACGCCCTCGGGATCCACGACGGGTTCTCGTTCTCGGCCGGCGCGATCGACTTCGTGCTGAACTTCGGCAAGGCGGACGGGGCGATCTGGCTCATCCCGATCGGCCTCGGCTACGCGGTCGTCTACTACTTCCTGTTCAGTTTCGTGATCAAGAAGTGGAACCTCCGCACCCCCGGGCGTGAAGAGGACACGATCGCCGAGAACACGATCGACGCGGCCACCAAGCCGTAG